From the Musa acuminata AAA Group cultivar baxijiao chromosome BXJ3-7, Cavendish_Baxijiao_AAA, whole genome shotgun sequence genome, one window contains:
- the LOC103991572 gene encoding type I inositol polyphosphate 5-phosphatase 1-like: protein MAILLPSQQASVHSLPRKGEESGEQRRNIIAYRLLLTTPRKMQAPKKPGEVFWPKTVLKKWLNLRTNDSEFSADEGSNDSGLEEDDGECGGCEANEGKRARRFQTEANDDNLESIPYKLKRRNTETLRAQYINTKELRVCIGTWNVGGQFPPENLDVSEWVDMEEPADIYALGIQEIVPLNAGNIFGAEDSRPVTKWEDLIRDTLNRIRPIKPKYKCYSDPPSPSRFETSADATITMDELLSETDSDDDEEQLFSHTGSNVENPTSADDSKSSLDSNSDHAESDPPQELDPTKPPTTKRLQRLNHFTLLDYDVNSATTTTTTQQKKLLKTLSTAERIGLIWPEQPLDLLPEHALNKACSFRSNKSFRTHNPFNPVRGELKESSEIGLVPELDLNVVRCRKKRLAFVRIISKQMVGIYLSLWVRRSLRKHIRNLKVSTVGVGVMGYIGNKGSISVSMSVYQTLFCFICSHLSSGQQSGDELRRNADVQEIHRRTQFSKVARMGMPQTIHDHERIFWLGDLNYRIDLSFERTHELIASKNWSMLEGRDQLKRELKKGRAFDGWSEGAIDFPPTYKYEFNSTTYVGHDHRGGRRNPAWCDRILSFGKGVRLLSYRRSELKLSDHRPVTAIFVAEVEVFCHRKLQKALSLTDAEVEDGQTLPDLDFNHEMGHPVPGEVSCVFYHNKHSFI, encoded by the exons ATGGCGATTTTATTACCCTCTCAGCAAGCATCGGTTCATTCATTGCCAAGAAAGGGAGAAGAGAGTGGCGAGCAGCGGAGGAATATTATAGCCTACAGGCTGCTGCTTACTACGCCTAGGAAGATGCAGGCGCCAAAGAAGCCAGGAGAG GTCTTCTGGCCCAAGACAGTTCTCAAGAAATGGCTAAATCTCAGAACCAATGACTCCGAGTTCAGCGCCGACGAAGGCAGCAACGATAGCGGTCTTGAAGAAGATGATGGAGAGTGCGGTGGTTGTGAGGCGAACGAGGGGAAGAGAGCGAGACGGTTTCAGACTGAGGCAAACG ATGACAACCTCGAGAGCATCCCCTACAAGTTGAAGAGGAGGAACACGGAGACCCTTCGCGCACAGTATATTAACACCAAGGAACTCAG GGTCTGCATCGGGACATGGAATGTCGGGGGCCAATTTCCACCGGAGAACCTGGACGTATCAGAGTGGGTAGATATGGAGGAGCCTGCTGATATCTACGCACTCGG TATACAAGAAATTGTCCCCTTAAATGCGGGCAATATCTTTGGCGCCGAGGACAGTCGCCCAGTTACAAAATGGGAAGATCTCATTCGTGACACACTAAATAGGATTCGGCCCATCAAACCGAAGTACAAATGTTACAGCGATCCTCCTTCTCCATCCCGGTTCGAGACATCAGCAGATGCTACCATCACCATGGACGAACTGCTCTCTGAGACTGACAGTGACGACGATGAAGAACAACTTTTCAGTCATACTGGCAGCAACGTCGAGAACCCTACGAGTGCTGATGATTCGAAAAGCTCTCTGGATTCTAATTCTGATCATGCTGAATCAGACCCACCACAGGAACTTGATCCGACTAAGCCACCCACCACGAAGAGATTACAAAGGCTGAATCACTTCACTTTGTTAGATTATGATGTGAactcagcaacaacaacaacaacgaccCAGCAAAAGAAGCTGCTGAAGACTCTCAGCACCGCAGAGAGGATTGGGTTGATCTGGCCAGAACAGCCATTAGACTTGTTACCCGAGCATGCTTTAAACAAGGCATGTTCCTTTAGGTCAAATAAGTCTTTCAGAACTCACAATCCATTCAATCCGGTGCGTGGTGAGCTCAAGGAGTCATCAGAGATTGGTTTGGTTCCTGAGCTTGACTTGAACGTTGTCAGGTGTAGAAAGAAAAGACTGGCTTTTGTGAGGATAATAAGCAAACAAATGGTCGGAATCTACCTCTCATTATGGGTCCGCCGCAGCCTGAGGAAGCACATCCGCAACTTGAAGGTGTCTACTGTCGGTGTGGGTGTAATGGGTTACATCGGCAACAAA GGCTCCATATCAGTCAGCATGTCAGTCTATCAAACGCTCTTTTGCTTCATATGTAGCCACCTATCGTCAGGTCAACAAAGTGGGGACGAACTCCGAAGGAATGCAGATGTGCAAGAAATCCATCGCAGAACCCAGTTTAGCAAGGTTGCTCGTATGGGAATGCCCCAAACAATCCATGACCATGA AAGAATTTTCTGGCTGGGAGATCTAAACTACCGCATCGACTTGTCATTTGAGAGAACACACGAACTTATTGCCAGCAAAAATTGGAGTATGTTGGAAGGAAGGGACCAG CTGAAGCGGGAGCTGAAGAAAGGACGCGCTTTTGATGGGTGGTCAGAGGGTGCAATAGACTTTCCACCAACCTACAAGTACGAGTTCAACTCCACAACCTACGTCGGACACGACcacaggggaggaaggagaaatcCAGCTTG GTGCGACCGCATTCTTTCGTTCGGAAAGGGTGTGAGGCTTCTGAGCTACAGAAGATCCGAACTGAAGCTTTCAGATCACCGTCCTGTCACCGCCATTTTCGTGGCTGAGGTTGAGGTATTCTGTCACAGAAAACTGCAGAAGGCTCTGAGTCTAACAGATGCAGAGGTAGAAGATGGACAAACGTTGCCGGATTTGGATTTCAATCATGAGATGGGCCATCCAGTCCCAGGGGAAGTGAGTTGTGTATTCTACCATAACAAGCATTCTTTCATTTAG